A section of the Methanosarcina mazei S-6 genome encodes:
- a CDS encoding bactofilin family protein codes for MRNKLLSLLVLLTVLFSVLPFSAGAAEESYLEYTSSGNVFGGGNDLQVDQDIQGDLVLAGSTIKINGNVMDDFIGAGGELTVNGDVSGNIIAFGGIIRVNGDVGGDLVAAGGQIFLSQGSTVEGDVLLAGGDVNLNGVVNGDGSVSAGTLRTGEDFELKGDLELEAQNYPSDLENDVGGNLSVTRTAQEQYAGEPRGFGIFSFILGLLAALALGFILIYTFPIFISEISEVVRDLTLKAGIVGFLLLIFVPVLSLILLFTVFGWSLSILLILFLALAVLIATVPVKLLAGTIVYNKVFKKEAGKMVYYLLGAVIFAIVYEIPFLGSLAGFIAMLIGLGAIGIWLAGKAKPER; via the coding sequence ATGAGAAATAAGCTGTTATCTCTGCTTGTTTTATTAACAGTACTCTTCTCTGTCCTGCCTTTTTCGGCAGGTGCTGCAGAAGAAAGTTATCTTGAATATACCAGTTCAGGAAATGTTTTCGGCGGTGGAAATGACCTGCAGGTCGACCAGGACATCCAGGGAGATCTGGTGCTTGCAGGGTCGACAATTAAAATAAACGGAAATGTCATGGATGATTTCATCGGTGCCGGCGGAGAACTGACCGTTAACGGGGATGTTTCAGGAAATATCATAGCATTCGGAGGAATTATCCGCGTAAACGGAGATGTCGGAGGGGATCTGGTAGCAGCAGGAGGGCAGATTTTCCTTTCTCAGGGCAGCACGGTTGAAGGGGATGTCCTGCTGGCAGGAGGGGATGTAAACCTTAACGGGGTCGTAAACGGAGACGGCTCTGTCTCTGCCGGAACTCTCCGCACTGGGGAGGACTTTGAGCTTAAAGGAGACCTTGAACTTGAAGCCCAGAATTATCCTTCTGACCTCGAAAACGACGTTGGAGGAAACCTGAGTGTTACAAGAACAGCGCAGGAACAGTATGCAGGCGAACCCCGGGGTTTTGGCATCTTTTCCTTCATCCTGGGGCTTCTGGCGGCTCTGGCTCTGGGCTTTATCCTTATCTACACTTTCCCGATTTTTATAAGTGAAATTTCGGAGGTTGTGAGGGACTTGACGCTGAAAGCCGGAATTGTGGGATTTTTACTCCTCATTTTCGTGCCTGTGCTTTCTCTAATCCTTTTATTTACAGTATTCGGATGGAGCCTTTCGATCCTGCTGATCCTTTTCCTGGCACTTGCAGTACTTATCGCTACTGTGCCGGTCAAACTGCTTGCAGGTACAATTGTCTACAATAAAGTCTTTAAAAAAGAAGCCGGGAAAATGGTATATTACCTTCTCGGAGCAGTTATATTTGCAATTGTGTATGAAATTCCTTTCCTTGGTTCATTAGCAGGTTTCATTGCAATGCTTATAGGGCTGGGAGCAATCGGAATCTGGCTTGCAGGGAAGGCAAAGCCTGAAAGGTAA
- a CDS encoding AzlC family ABC transporter permease, which produces MTQNRVNRHGIDDKDVFTGALKTTVPVFLGYIPLGMAFGFLLDGAGYHWIYAFLMSLLVYAGSGQFLAVALLAAGAGLTEFVIATLLLNLRHAFYGLSLLEKFSDVGKVKPYLIFALTDETYALLTTTEVPKGGSKSRFYFYIAALDHLYWITGSVLGALLGSLLDLNLEGMAFVLTALFVVLTIEQYFSSRVRFPFIAAVGAGTLSLILFSPENMLLISIILGTLILMSREKLTQKNISINNG; this is translated from the coding sequence ATGACTCAAAACAGGGTAAACAGGCACGGAATAGATGATAAGGATGTTTTCACAGGTGCCCTCAAAACCACAGTTCCTGTATTTCTCGGATATATCCCTCTCGGAATGGCTTTTGGTTTCCTGCTGGACGGCGCAGGATACCACTGGATTTACGCTTTTCTCATGAGCCTTCTGGTTTATGCCGGTTCAGGTCAGTTTCTGGCAGTAGCTTTACTTGCTGCAGGGGCAGGACTCACGGAATTTGTTATAGCTACTCTGCTCCTTAACCTCAGGCATGCGTTTTATGGCCTATCTCTGCTGGAAAAATTTTCCGACGTCGGGAAAGTCAAGCCTTACCTTATATTTGCATTAACGGACGAGACCTATGCACTTCTGACCACGACAGAAGTCCCTAAAGGAGGGTCAAAATCGAGGTTTTACTTTTACATTGCAGCTCTTGACCACCTTTACTGGATTACGGGGTCCGTACTCGGGGCATTGCTTGGTTCCCTGCTGGACCTCAACCTTGAGGGTATGGCTTTTGTTCTGACAGCTCTCTTTGTGGTGCTGACAATAGAACAGTATTTCAGTTCCAGGGTACGCTTCCCTTTCATAGCAGCAGTGGGAGCAGGAACTCTTTCCCTTATCCTCTTCAGCCCTGAAAACATGTTATTGATTTCGATTATTCTTGGGACTCTGATCCTTATGAGCAGGGAAAAATTAACGCAAAAAAATATAAGTATAAATAATGGGTAG
- a CDS encoding ISH3-like element ISMma1 family transposase, translated as MKSFAMTPKNDSMSDVDTASLLALSSEFFSIVDIITLPDGANYSYQEFLNVLLHAATSSTDSLESASNDLKSKVPNTRIPSADTIFNYIKSNSIEYILSSFRKINNEIFRMMKLKNNVHDIAIDFHDVEYYGCRDTLCIRGIKPKNGTSWGYSFCTLDVIGNSKLTLDVIDINGLSKDYSILMESLFERIEKMGVKVGTVYMDREFFNRKVISKMEKYKVDFVIAAKSNKRIKEMLERHRKENGDTSTVFEYKFQGEEQTFNIVAVWDKEKEYSIFATNKKVSSIDTFVKQIPEEYRKRWNIETGYRVKKDFKIRTCSKSPVARTLFFVVQCIMYNILNVLKSVLDITAYQMKSVINQDIIKAVKEGVNSLSNITVRSFLECLTRYNKERRRALRARLRDL; from the coding sequence ATGAAGTCGTTTGCTATGACTCCAAAAAACGACTCCATGTCTGATGTAGACACAGCCAGTTTACTGGCTTTGTCTTCTGAATTCTTTAGCATCGTTGATATAATAACTTTACCCGATGGAGCAAACTACAGCTATCAAGAGTTTCTTAACGTTTTACTTCATGCGGCAACATCTTCTACTGATTCTCTTGAATCTGCAAGTAATGATCTCAAATCAAAAGTTCCAAACACAAGAATACCTTCAGCTGATACTATTTTCAATTACATAAAATCCAATTCTATTGAATATATCCTCTCTTCTTTCCGAAAAATAAATAATGAAATTTTTAGGATGATGAAGCTTAAAAACAATGTTCATGACATCGCTATTGACTTTCATGACGTTGAATATTATGGATGCAGAGACACTCTCTGTATAAGGGGAATCAAACCAAAGAATGGAACTTCATGGGGATATTCTTTCTGCACCTTAGATGTAATTGGGAATTCTAAGCTAACACTTGATGTTATTGACATCAACGGATTAAGCAAAGATTATTCAATTCTTATGGAATCATTGTTTGAAAGGATTGAAAAAATGGGAGTAAAAGTGGGAACAGTATACATGGATAGAGAATTTTTTAACAGAAAAGTTATCTCAAAGATGGAGAAATACAAAGTCGATTTCGTAATTGCAGCTAAATCAAACAAAAGAATTAAGGAGATGCTTGAAAGGCATAGAAAAGAAAATGGAGATACTTCTACGGTTTTTGAATATAAGTTTCAAGGAGAAGAACAAACTTTTAACATTGTAGCAGTGTGGGATAAAGAAAAAGAATACAGTATATTTGCAACAAATAAAAAAGTGAGTTCAATAGACACATTTGTAAAGCAAATACCTGAAGAATACAGGAAGAGATGGAATATAGAAACAGGGTATAGAGTAAAAAAGGATTTTAAGATACGAACATGTTCTAAATCACCTGTTGCAAGGACACTATTTTTTGTAGTTCAATGTATCATGTATAATATTTTGAATGTATTAAAGTCAGTTCTTGACATTACAGCATACCAAATGAAATCAGTAATAAATCAAGACATTATTAAGGCAGTAAAAGAAGGAGTTAATTCATTATCCAATATTACAGTCAGGTCATTTCTTGAGTGCTTAACCAGATATAATAAAGAAAGAAGGCGAGCGCTTCGCGCTCGATTAAGAGATTTATAA
- a CDS encoding DUF421 domain-containing protein, with product MGWFFNTWSDIVRVLVLGIAGYIALIFFLRVSGKRTLSKLNAFDFVITVALGSTFGSFILSKDISLSEGLTGLAVLIWLQHMISWLTVRSDFIKGVVRGEPTLVYYNGEYLKDAMKRSRVVESEIEQSVRNEGHANLEDVGAVILETDGSFSIIGQSEKEGKELKITGLKV from the coding sequence GTGGGATGGTTTTTCAATACATGGAGTGATATTGTAAGGGTTCTGGTTCTTGGAATTGCGGGGTATATTGCACTTATATTTTTTTTAAGGGTTTCCGGAAAACGCACTCTTTCCAAGCTTAACGCATTTGATTTTGTAATTACGGTCGCACTCGGGTCTACCTTCGGGTCCTTCATTTTGAGTAAAGATATTTCCCTTTCAGAAGGGTTAACGGGTCTTGCAGTTCTTATATGGCTGCAGCATATGATTTCCTGGTTAACCGTAAGATCGGACTTCATTAAAGGGGTTGTAAGGGGAGAGCCAACCCTTGTTTATTACAATGGAGAGTATCTTAAAGACGCTATGAAACGGTCCAGGGTCGTTGAAAGTGAGATTGAGCAGTCTGTACGGAATGAGGGGCATGCAAATCTGGAAGATGTGGGGGCTGTAATCCTTGAAACTGATGGAAGTTTCTCAATAATAGGCCAGTCAGAAAAAGAAGGGAAAGAGCTTAAGATTACCGGGTTAAAAGTTTAA
- a CDS encoding HNH endonuclease signature motif containing protein, whose protein sequence is MDKENYQKTLNKQKRKGKISLCCVVCGEDDPDVIEMHHPYGKSNSDIVQPLCKNCHSKITREQNKLSPKARSGNASPEQKRAFQLVSIGALLTELGTQLIDLGNEMVQNV, encoded by the coding sequence ATGGATAAAGAAAATTATCAAAAAACTTTGAACAAACAGAAGAGAAAAGGAAAAATCTCTCTTTGCTGTGTTGTCTGTGGAGAAGATGACCCAGATGTAATTGAAATGCATCATCCCTATGGAAAGAGTAACTCAGACATAGTTCAGCCTCTTTGTAAAAACTGCCATTCCAAGATAACAAGGGAACAGAATAAACTAAGTCCAAAAGCCAGATCTGGAAATGCCTCTCCTGAACAAAAGAGAGCTTTTCAGTTAGTTTCTATTGGTGCCTTGCTTACAGAATTAGGAACTCAGCTAATTGATCTTGGAAATGAGATGGTGCAAAATGTATAA
- a CDS encoding DNA polymerase type-B family protein, whose amino-acid sequence MYKVAVRGYTQKLEKKGEYKSFRRYDTPLRHNRVLVFDTETTIDQYQNFKIGYFQIYQDGVIQHDGLFYDLSTLNEREIKILETYSRKHNISLYSLDEFIDSVFYPEVFELKTLCNGYNLAFDISRISKKSGDSRGRNRGGFTLTLSYDPFKPPIIIRKLGYSNSFKFTTTKQNKGESYFSGYFLDTQRLAEVLLQSNHISLEQAGEKLNTPVQKMKGVEHGKVTEKYIEYLVKDVETTHAVYEKLVKELDVYQIHIPITKIFSAASIGKYALEQLGVKPFLELNPDFPDSVIGNMMTSYFGGRTECKIRKEPRKVTVLDFTSMYPTVTMLMNLWKYIIAESLEIQDITEEVRIFISKLKLSDLQKQDTWKKLVVMVKIQPENDIFPVRMDYKGNNTGFNVGINYLSSNSEMWYSLPDVIGSYLLTGKVPKIKEAVKFIPKGVQKGLRKSRILGVDIDPSKDNIVQVLVEERQKIKERSKKTDKNNPEFQHLSSRAQAIKILVNALSYGIFIELNPEDKKSEFQVYGLENFVTKENRFEKSGKYFHPLLAVMITSGARLFLTMAEARLKELGAIHAYMDTDSVFVPPEKAQELAEFFQLLNPYNMDIPLLKPEKKDLWFYGIASKRYALYYYEDGKIRFMEDERSYKLHGLGHLTNPFPNSVEDWQAEIWQDILKLHYKQIIGMDIEEKYSNLYAISRLTVSTSNVLNRFKKLNEGKNWKEQIKPFNFFLVGFQAIEEDDKAVKPLAPFTKDYQKIVYEPFIDYETGETKEGSQYFKPLSRTILQYVEHMENKFDGGIGILERKRIQADGLVYIGKEANNIDDQPLDVTGAQVFINEEELKHRILALTPEEARKLGIQHRSTLKRMKDRVKRDSKINLDTKEVKKLVNEY is encoded by the coding sequence ATGTATAAAGTTGCAGTCAGGGGATATACTCAGAAACTTGAGAAAAAAGGCGAGTATAAGAGTTTTAGACGTTATGATACTCCTCTAAGGCACAATAGGGTACTGGTCTTTGATACTGAAACCACAATTGACCAGTATCAAAATTTTAAGATCGGATACTTCCAGATTTACCAGGATGGAGTTATTCAGCATGATGGTTTATTCTATGATCTATCTACCCTGAATGAAAGAGAAATAAAGATACTGGAAACCTATTCAAGAAAACATAATATAAGCCTGTATTCCCTGGATGAGTTCATAGACAGTGTATTTTATCCTGAAGTCTTTGAGCTTAAAACCCTCTGCAATGGGTATAACCTGGCTTTTGACATAAGCAGAATATCAAAAAAATCAGGAGATTCAAGGGGAAGGAACAGAGGAGGCTTTACTCTTACTCTTTCATATGACCCTTTTAAGCCTCCTATAATCATCAGAAAACTTGGATACTCTAACAGCTTCAAGTTTACCACTACCAAGCAAAACAAAGGAGAGAGCTACTTCTCAGGCTATTTCTTGGATACTCAAAGGCTGGCTGAAGTTCTCCTTCAATCAAACCATATTTCCCTTGAACAAGCAGGAGAGAAGCTTAATACTCCTGTTCAGAAGATGAAAGGGGTCGAGCATGGAAAAGTTACTGAAAAGTACATTGAATATCTGGTAAAGGATGTTGAAACCACCCATGCCGTTTACGAGAAGCTTGTTAAGGAGCTTGACGTTTATCAGATCCATATTCCCATAACAAAGATCTTTAGTGCTGCTTCCATTGGAAAATATGCTCTTGAACAATTGGGAGTTAAACCGTTCCTGGAACTGAACCCAGATTTTCCAGATTCAGTTATTGGAAACATGATGACTTCTTATTTTGGAGGAAGAACTGAATGTAAAATAAGGAAGGAGCCAAGAAAGGTTACAGTTCTTGATTTTACAAGCATGTACCCTACAGTTACAATGCTAATGAACCTCTGGAAATACATCATAGCTGAAAGCCTGGAAATTCAGGATATTACAGAGGAGGTCAGGATATTTATTTCCAAACTGAAGCTTTCAGATCTTCAGAAACAGGACACATGGAAAAAGCTTGTTGTTATGGTCAAGATTCAGCCTGAGAATGATATTTTTCCTGTAAGGATGGATTACAAAGGAAATAACACAGGGTTTAACGTAGGAATCAATTATCTGAGTTCTAACTCTGAGATGTGGTATTCTTTACCGGATGTTATAGGCTCCTACCTCCTTACTGGCAAGGTTCCAAAGATCAAAGAAGCTGTAAAATTTATTCCTAAAGGAGTACAGAAGGGGTTAAGGAAATCCAGGATTCTTGGAGTTGACATTGATCCATCAAAGGATAACATTGTTCAGGTTCTTGTAGAAGAGAGGCAGAAAATTAAGGAAAGGTCAAAAAAGACAGATAAAAATAATCCTGAATTTCAACATCTATCAAGCAGAGCCCAGGCTATCAAGATCCTTGTAAATGCTCTCAGTTATGGAATCTTTATTGAGCTTAACCCAGAAGATAAGAAAAGTGAGTTTCAGGTTTATGGGCTTGAGAATTTCGTTACAAAGGAAAACAGGTTTGAGAAATCAGGAAAATATTTTCATCCTCTCCTAGCTGTTATGATTACTTCAGGAGCCAGGCTTTTCTTAACAATGGCTGAAGCCAGGTTAAAAGAGCTTGGAGCTATTCACGCTTACATGGATACTGATTCTGTGTTTGTGCCTCCTGAAAAGGCTCAGGAGCTTGCAGAGTTCTTTCAGCTTCTTAACCCTTATAACATGGATATTCCATTGCTTAAGCCTGAGAAAAAGGATCTCTGGTTTTATGGAATTGCTTCTAAAAGGTATGCTCTGTACTACTACGAAGATGGAAAAATCAGGTTCATGGAAGATGAAAGGTCTTACAAGCTTCATGGACTTGGGCACTTAACAAACCCATTTCCTAACTCAGTTGAAGATTGGCAGGCTGAAATCTGGCAAGATATTCTTAAGCTGCATTATAAGCAAATTATTGGAATGGATATTGAAGAGAAGTATTCAAACCTTTATGCTATTTCCAGGCTTACTGTTAGCACTTCCAATGTATTGAACCGATTTAAAAAACTGAATGAGGGGAAAAACTGGAAAGAACAGATTAAACCTTTTAACTTCTTCCTTGTAGGGTTCCAAGCAATTGAAGAAGATGATAAGGCTGTTAAGCCTCTGGCTCCATTTACCAAAGATTATCAGAAGATTGTCTATGAGCCTTTTATTGATTATGAAACAGGAGAAACGAAGGAAGGATCTCAGTATTTCAAACCATTGAGCAGGACAATTTTGCAGTATGTTGAGCATATGGAAAACAAGTTTGATGGAGGCATAGGAATTTTAGAGAGAAAACGTATTCAGGCTGATGGTTTAGTTTACATTGGAAAGGAAGCAAATAATATTGATGATCAGCCTTTAGATGTAACAGGAGCTCAAGTTTTCATTAATGAGGAAGAGCTTAAGCACAGGATATTGGCTTTGACCCCTGAAGAGGCAAGGAAATTAGGTATCCAGCATAGAAGTACTTTGAAGAGGATGAAAGATAGAGTTAAGAGAGATAGTAAGATAAACTTGGACACTAAAGAAGTAAAGAAACTTGTGAATGAATATTAA
- a CDS encoding 4Fe-4S binding protein has product MAEKKIDLSSIKSKGFLPQRQENMFSMRLKVVSGNLDAEKLRAIADAAEKYGSGYVHITSRQQIEVPFVKLEDIEAARNELEKKGISGGSAGKRVRAVVACQGNRVCRNGLIDCERLACIIDEKYFGEAVPKKLKIAVTGCPAACVRPQDNDFGIMGTVKPEVLEENCVGCKRCEKACKMGAIKVIEDKASIDTEKCILCGACIAACRKDALRAEKTGCTVFAGGKAGLRPKQGTKILELAQEEQLFSVLEKTFDYYRNEGLEGERLGDLIERLGIERYLDAIGHSPCDGDLS; this is encoded by the coding sequence ATGGCTGAGAAAAAGATTGATTTATCCTCGATAAAAAGTAAAGGTTTCCTTCCTCAGAGACAGGAAAATATGTTTTCAATGCGGCTGAAAGTCGTGAGCGGTAACCTGGATGCTGAAAAACTGCGTGCAATTGCAGATGCAGCCGAGAAATATGGTTCCGGCTATGTCCACATAACCTCAAGGCAGCAGATTGAGGTCCCTTTTGTAAAACTTGAAGATATAGAAGCTGCAAGAAATGAACTTGAAAAGAAAGGCATTTCAGGCGGTTCCGCCGGAAAAAGAGTAAGAGCCGTGGTAGCCTGTCAGGGGAACAGGGTCTGCAGAAACGGGTTGATTGACTGCGAAAGACTGGCGTGCATAATCGATGAAAAGTATTTCGGGGAAGCTGTCCCGAAGAAGCTCAAGATTGCAGTAACCGGATGTCCTGCAGCATGTGTAAGGCCGCAAGATAATGATTTTGGCATTATGGGCACGGTAAAGCCTGAAGTCCTGGAGGAAAACTGTGTCGGCTGCAAGCGCTGTGAAAAGGCGTGTAAAATGGGAGCAATAAAAGTCATTGAGGATAAAGCCTCTATAGATACAGAAAAATGCATCCTCTGCGGGGCATGTATTGCAGCCTGCAGAAAAGATGCCCTGAGAGCAGAAAAAACCGGGTGTACGGTTTTTGCAGGAGGAAAAGCAGGACTCCGCCCCAAACAGGGTACAAAAATTCTTGAGCTTGCACAGGAAGAGCAGCTTTTCTCTGTCCTTGAAAAAACCTTTGATTATTACAGGAACGAGGGTCTTGAAGGAGAGAGGCTCGGAGACCTCATTGAAAGGCTCGGGATTGAAAGATACCTGGATGCAATCGGGCACTCACCTTGTGATGGCGATTTATCCTGA
- a CDS encoding mechanosensitive ion channel family protein has protein sequence MVDGESGREQLLEAIRSIDTETLINMILVLSIAYILSTIISVILSKISEKMSRNGRIKAKMLIPVIKFVIYILAFYYISREIFIIFGPELFLLTGLMGAAIGFGVKDLFADFVGGIVITFEKPYQIGDKISIGEYYGEVTDIGLRATKLTTPDDDTVTAPNSLIFSEAVASANDGASEMMVVIDLYVESESDVKTAMEILRETVVSSRYVYISKNSPITLLHKALPFYTRLRARAYVNDLRDEFKFESDVHTRAWMEFKNKGIRAPHLHILSVPPSEERESSDSVRNVRFRTNRKESEFDMDQGNSDL, from the coding sequence ATGGTAGATGGGGAGTCAGGAAGGGAGCAGCTTCTGGAGGCAATAAGGTCTATTGATACTGAAACTCTCATCAATATGATTCTTGTTCTTTCCATTGCTTATATACTCAGCACAATAATTTCTGTCATTTTATCAAAAATTTCAGAAAAAATGAGCAGAAATGGAAGGATAAAAGCAAAAATGCTAATTCCTGTCATAAAGTTTGTAATATATATCCTGGCATTTTATTATATCTCCAGAGAAATATTCATAATTTTCGGGCCTGAACTGTTTCTCCTCACAGGACTTATGGGCGCAGCCATCGGTTTTGGAGTTAAGGACCTTTTTGCTGATTTTGTAGGCGGAATCGTGATTACTTTTGAAAAACCCTACCAGATAGGGGACAAAATATCTATCGGAGAATATTACGGGGAAGTTACTGACATAGGGCTCAGGGCAACAAAACTGACCACACCGGACGACGATACCGTTACAGCCCCAAACAGCCTGATATTCAGTGAAGCTGTTGCCAGCGCCAATGATGGGGCTTCGGAAATGATGGTCGTAATAGACCTGTATGTAGAATCCGAATCAGACGTAAAGACAGCAATGGAAATTTTAAGGGAAACGGTTGTGAGCTCAAGGTATGTTTATATCTCCAAAAACAGCCCCATCACCCTGCTTCACAAAGCTCTTCCTTTTTATACCAGGTTAAGAGCCAGAGCATATGTTAATGATCTGAGAGACGAGTTCAAGTTTGAATCCGATGTTCATACAAGAGCCTGGATGGAATTTAAGAATAAAGGGATCAGGGCTCCTCACCTTCATATCCTGAGCGTCCCGCCATCAGAAGAGCGCGAATCAAGTGACTCCGTAAGAAACGTCCGGTTCAGGACAAACAGGAAAGAATCCGAATTCGACATGGATCAGGGAAATTCTGACCTTTAA
- a CDS encoding mechanosensitive ion channel family protein, whose amino-acid sequence MKVLQRLNFFILLVLILFTSYIRYFTDFYIFEDRSLLDALLISLFIIFLAYVINSLAGNLILRRVSTARDRYTLRKTVSILVTVLAFASLFAIWVERTSTLLIAYGILSAGVAIALQDVLRNLAGGILIILSRPFKAGDRIQVGDSTGDVLDIGSFSTAIMEIREWIDADQYTGRILHIPNSFALNQTIKNYTRDYSFIWDEVRILLIYGSNWKKAEEIALQTAGPVVEEFERLAQTELLLMGEKYFTTTYDVKTQLYTKLQENWIEMRLRYVVAPRKRRAVSHLLTTNILEALEKEEDIMVGTAVGIDFMNSPEKGQ is encoded by the coding sequence ATGAAAGTTCTCCAGCGACTGAACTTTTTTATTCTGCTGGTTTTAATCCTTTTTACTTCATATATCAGGTACTTCACCGATTTTTATATTTTTGAGGACCGTTCTCTGCTTGACGCTCTTCTTATCTCTTTATTTATAATTTTTCTGGCTTATGTAATAAATTCCCTTGCAGGAAACCTTATCCTTAGAAGGGTTTCTACCGCCAGAGACAGGTATACTCTGAGGAAAACCGTATCTATCCTTGTTACGGTCCTTGCTTTTGCCTCCCTTTTTGCGATCTGGGTCGAGAGGACAAGCACTCTGCTCATAGCCTATGGGATTCTGAGTGCAGGAGTTGCAATTGCGCTTCAGGACGTTTTACGAAACCTGGCAGGAGGGATTCTGATAATTCTGTCCCGCCCATTTAAAGCCGGGGACAGGATACAGGTCGGGGACAGCACCGGCGATGTGCTCGACATAGGGAGCTTCAGCACCGCAATTATGGAAATAAGGGAATGGATAGACGCAGACCAGTACACAGGCAGAATTCTTCACATCCCTAACAGCTTTGCCCTCAACCAGACGATAAAAAACTACACAAGGGACTATTCTTTTATCTGGGATGAAGTCCGGATTCTGTTAATATACGGCAGCAACTGGAAAAAAGCCGAGGAAATTGCCCTCCAAACTGCAGGCCCGGTGGTGGAGGAGTTCGAAAGACTGGCACAGACAGAACTCCTTCTCATGGGAGAAAAGTATTTTACCACAACCTATGATGTGAAGACCCAGCTTTATACAAAGCTGCAGGAAAACTGGATAGAAATGCGGTTAAGGTATGTGGTAGCGCCCAGAAAAAGGCGGGCTGTCAGTCACCTTTTAACCACAAATATTCTTGAAGCTCTGGAAAAAGAAGAGGACATTATGGTAGGAACTGCAGTAGGTATTGATTTTATGAACTCTCCGGAAAAAGGCCAGTGA
- a CDS encoding Holliday junction resolvase-like protein produces the protein MTVTDWMISTLILFLALLIVYLFLKYIKLKGRVESRARDLYESWQAREMDRQVSEKADTLFRTWKLDEEKKIRQDAIKKSEAVIRGKVTEHLIPYFPDFEYNPKDARFLGTPVDFIVFDGLSEGEMNKVVFVEVKSGKTGALSQREKLVRECINRGKVSYEIIHNRE, from the coding sequence ATGACCGTGACCGACTGGATGATTTCAACCCTTATCCTTTTCCTTGCCCTCCTTATTGTTTACCTTTTCCTTAAATACATTAAATTGAAGGGCAGGGTAGAATCACGAGCAAGAGACCTGTATGAGTCCTGGCAGGCAAGGGAAATGGATCGCCAGGTTTCCGAAAAAGCTGACACTCTTTTCAGGACATGGAAGCTCGATGAGGAGAAAAAAATCCGCCAGGACGCGATAAAGAAAAGCGAAGCCGTTATCCGCGGCAAAGTCACTGAACACCTTATCCCTTATTTCCCGGACTTTGAATATAACCCCAAAGATGCAAGGTTTCTCGGGACTCCTGTGGATTTTATTGTTTTTGACGGGCTTTCCGAAGGGGAAATGAATAAGGTGGTCTTTGTCGAGGTCAAGTCCGGAAAAACCGGTGCACTTTCTCAGAGAGAAAAGCTTGTCAGGGAATGCATAAACCGGGGAAAGGTTAGCTATGAAATTATCCACAACAGGGAGTAA
- a CDS encoding branched-chain amino acid transporter permease — MSGNLQMLVTIAVIALATFATRVLPFLCFGSREPPAMLSTVEKNLPPMILLLLVIYCLKDVQWFSAPYGFPELFTIGVVAGLHFWKRNAMLSIFAGTGIYMALVQLDLFSFL, encoded by the coding sequence ATGAGCGGGAACCTCCAGATGCTTGTAACCATTGCTGTAATAGCCCTTGCAACCTTTGCCACAAGGGTTCTCCCCTTCCTGTGTTTTGGGTCAAGGGAACCACCGGCAATGCTTTCTACGGTTGAGAAAAACCTTCCTCCTATGATCCTTTTACTGCTGGTTATTTACTGCTTAAAAGACGTTCAGTGGTTTTCAGCCCCTTACGGGTTTCCGGAACTGTTTACCATAGGAGTTGTTGCAGGGCTTCACTTCTGGAAAAGAAACGCAATGCTCAGCATTTTTGCAGGGACAGGGATATACATGGCACTTGTACAGCTGGATTTATTTTCTTTCCTTTAA